One genomic segment of Leishmania major strain Friedlin complete genome, chromosome 8 includes these proteins:
- a CDS encoding amastin-like protein has translation MACKLGVAIYVVLQLIAFVAVMVGTGVDMFYNKPEHSSGARVCITLWGLKTDCRKPKITDSSSVRWALCPIRLKNFRLCQVFAIISILVYGAAFLFGFLLLYCCSGFRWLCLALNIVGAATACVVWAVMVVTYRLPEPKCLELSDGYNFGVGFGLFVLAWILDIVDIIFLMLPWQIGEFVEDEEPSEEEMEKSKNAAQE, from the coding sequence ATGGCGTGCAAGCTCGGCGTCGCTATCTACGTGGTCCTCCAGCTCATCGCGTTCGTCGCTGTGATGGTCGGTACGGGGGTCGACATGTTTTACAACAAGCCGGAGCACAGCTCTGGCGCCAGGGTATGCATAACCCTATGGGGTCTAAAGACTGATTGTCGAAAGCCCAAAATAACCGACTCCTCGAGCGTTCGGTGGGCGCTCTGCCCTATCCGCCTCAAAAACTTCCGGCTTTGCCAGGTGTTCGCTATCATCTCCATCCTCGTGTACGGCGCGGCGTTCCTCTTCGGCTTCCTTTTGCTGTACTGCTGCTCTGGCTTCCGCTGGCTCtgcctggcgctgaacatcgtgggcgctgccaccgcttgCGTTGTCTGGGCGGTCATGGTGGTCACCTACAGACTCCCAGAACCAAAGTGCCTCGAGCTGAGTGATGGCTACAATTTCGGCGTCGGTTTCGGTCTCTTCGTGCTTGCCTGGATCCTCGATATCGTCGACATCATCTTCCTGATGCTCCCGTGGCAAATCGGGGAGTTCGTTGAGGATGAGGAACCGAgtgaggaggagatggagaagtCCAAAAACGCAGCGCAGGAGTAG
- a CDS encoding amastin-like protein — translation MACKLGVAIYVVLQLIAFVAVMVGTGVDMFYNKPEHSSGARVCITLWGAKTDCRKPKITNPSSVRWALCPIRLNNFRLCQVFAIISILVYGAAFLFGFLLLYCCSGFRWLCLALNIVGAATACVVWAVMVVTYRLPEPKCLELSDGYNFGVGFSLFVFAWILDIVDIIFLMLPWQIEEFVEGEEPSEKEEEEQSENSKEYIEQE, via the coding sequence ATGGCGTGCAAGCTCGGCGTCGCTATCTACGTGGTCCTCCAGCTCATCGCGTTCGTCGCTGTGATGGTCGGTACGGGGGTCGACATGTTTTACAACAAGCCGGAGCACAGCTCTGGCGCCAGGGTATGCATAACCCTATGGGGTGCAAAGACTGATTGTCGAAAGCCCAAAATAACCAACCCCTCGAGCGTTCGGTGGGCGCTCTGCCCTATCCGCCTCAACAACTTCCGGCTTTGCCAGGTGTTCGCTATCATCTCCATCCTCGTGTACGGCGCGGCGTTCCTCTTCGGCTTCCTTTTGCTGTACTGCTGCTCTGGCTTCCGCTGGCTCtgcctggcgctgaacatcgtgggcgctgccaccgcttgCGTTGTCTGGGCGGTCATGGTGGTCACCTACAGACTCCCAGAACCAAAGTGCCTCGAGCTGAGTGATGGCTACAATTTCGGCGTCGGTTTCAGTCTCTTCGTGTTTGCCTGGATCCTCGATATCGTCGACATCATCTTCCTGATGCTCCCGTGGCAAATCGAGGAGTTCGTTGAGGGTGAGGAACCGAgtgagaaggaggaggaggagcagagtGAAAACTCGAAGGAATACATAGAGCAAGAATAG